In Polaribacter sp. Hel_I_88, the following proteins share a genomic window:
- a CDS encoding RNA-binding domain-containing protein: protein METNRIEYKKEITKFIEREIIAFLNYKEGGIIYFGIDDEGNTVGLENADKSALVLKDKIKNNISPSAMGLFDIVVEEKDNKPIIKIIVASGTEKPYYFTKLGMTPKGSFIRIGTAAEQLSQLNIDTLFSKRTRNSISKIKSSIQELSFSQLKIYYEETGIKLPKQFAQNLELLTEDKRYNYVAYLMSDTNNISIKLAKYATKDRTNLIENNEYGYNSIVKATKQVLDKLAIENSTFIKITSKEREQHQLWNSIAIREAVINAFVHNDYSREVSPKFELFSDRLEITSAGGLPEGLNEKEFFEGFSVPRNKQLIRIYKDLKLVEQLGSGIPRILSFYTKKCFKFSDNFLRMTFPFDKISGGQIGGQIGGQIGGQIANQIKELKNLSERQKEVLQLINNNHKISRLKISKKLNINESAIQKHLNYLKEKGYLKRIDGSRGYWKINLKE from the coding sequence ATGGAAACCAACAGAATAGAATACAAAAAAGAAATTACTAAGTTTATAGAAAGAGAAATAATTGCTTTTTTAAACTATAAAGAAGGTGGTATTATTTATTTTGGTATTGATGATGAGGGGAATACAGTTGGTCTAGAAAATGCAGATAAAAGTGCACTCGTTTTAAAAGATAAAATAAAGAATAATATTAGCCCTTCTGCAATGGGACTGTTTGATATTGTTGTTGAAGAAAAAGACAACAAGCCAATTATAAAAATTATTGTAGCAAGTGGCACAGAAAAACCATATTACTTCACAAAACTTGGAATGACGCCAAAAGGAAGTTTCATTAGAATAGGAACAGCTGCAGAACAATTATCACAACTAAATATTGATACTTTATTTTCCAAACGAACCAGAAATTCGATTAGCAAAATAAAATCTAGCATTCAAGAGTTATCTTTTAGTCAGTTAAAAATTTATTACGAGGAAACAGGTATAAAACTTCCAAAACAATTTGCACAGAATTTAGAACTTTTAACAGAGGATAAAAGGTATAATTATGTTGCATATTTAATGTCAGACACTAATAATATTTCTATTAAATTAGCTAAATATGCTACAAAAGATAGAACTAATTTAATAGAAAATAACGAATATGGTTACAATTCAATTGTAAAAGCAACAAAGCAAGTTTTAGATAAATTAGCGATAGAAAATTCCACTTTTATTAAAATCACATCAAAAGAAAGAGAGCAACATCAACTTTGGAATTCAATAGCAATTAGAGAAGCAGTAATTAATGCTTTTGTTCATAATGATTACAGCAGAGAAGTATCGCCAAAATTTGAACTATTTTCAGATAGATTAGAAATTACTTCTGCAGGAGGTTTGCCTGAAGGATTAAATGAAAAAGAATTTTTTGAAGGTTTTTCTGTTCCAAGAAATAAACAATTAATCAGAATCTATAAAGACTTAAAATTAGTTGAGCAGTTAGGTTCTGGAATTCCTAGAATATTGTCTTTTTACACTAAAAAATGTTTTAAATTTTCTGATAACTTTCTTAGAATGACTTTTCCATTTGATAAAATTTCAGGTGGTCAGATAGGTGGTCAGATAGGTGGTCAGATAGGTGGTCAGATAGCTAATCAAATAAAAGAATTAAAAAACTTATCAGAAAGACAAAAAGAGGTTTTACAACTTATAAATAATAATCATAAAATAAGTAGATTAAAAATATCCAAAAAGTTAAACATTAACGAATCTGCCATTCAAAAACACTTAA
- a CDS encoding ribonucleoside-diphosphate reductase subunit alpha, with amino-acid sequence MNLNETKTSELTEHEKLIQARNASRKEILDKNTAPEITWLTENSRKFLESGYLTGTTTPEERIREIADNAERILNKPGFSDKFYKYMAAGYYSLASPIWSNFGKRRGLPISCFGSHVADDMGDILFSQSEVGMMSKLGGGTSGYFGKLRERGADVKNNGSSSGSVHIMQLFEKMVDVVSQGSVRRGRFSPYLPVDHPDIKEFLEIGTEGNPIQELTHGVTVGDQWMQEMIDGDVEKRSIWAKILQRRGEIGYPYILFRDNANNGTVDVYKDKNHEIYASNLCTEIMLPSNDDWSFVCCLSSINLLHFDDWKDTDAVETLTYFLDAVMQEFITKLEVYRDSESRDDQFTFRFMEKAYKFAKENRALGLGALGWHSLLQSKMLAFDSPEAYDLNSEIFKIIKEKSYKASEEMAVEYGEPAVLKGYGRRNTTLNAIAPTTSSAFILGQVSQGIEPIWSNIYVKDIAKIKTTIKNPILENLLEQKGFNTKEIWTSIRDNDGSVLHLDCLTDEEKEVFRTYSEIDQNVIVYQAANRQNHIDQGQSINVMVHPDMPIKDVNAIYINAWKLGVKSMYYQHSMNAAQKFKQKKECASCEG; translated from the coding sequence ATGAACCTAAACGAAACAAAAACTTCTGAACTCACAGAACACGAAAAATTAATCCAAGCTAGAAATGCTTCTAGAAAAGAAATTCTTGATAAAAACACAGCCCCAGAAATTACTTGGTTAACAGAAAATAGCCGTAAATTTTTAGAGTCAGGATATTTAACTGGTACTACAACCCCAGAAGAAAGAATTCGCGAAATTGCAGACAATGCAGAGCGTATTTTAAATAAACCAGGTTTTTCTGACAAGTTTTACAAATATATGGCTGCTGGGTATTACTCTTTAGCATCGCCAATTTGGAGTAACTTTGGGAAAAGAAGAGGCTTGCCAATTAGTTGTTTTGGAAGTCATGTTGCTGATGATATGGGAGATATTTTATTCTCACAATCAGAAGTTGGTATGATGTCTAAATTAGGAGGTGGTACTTCTGGTTATTTCGGAAAATTACGTGAAAGAGGAGCAGATGTTAAAAATAATGGTTCATCATCTGGGTCTGTTCACATTATGCAATTGTTCGAAAAAATGGTGGATGTTGTAAGTCAAGGTTCTGTAAGACGTGGCCGTTTTTCACCTTATTTACCTGTAGATCATCCAGATATTAAAGAGTTTTTAGAAATAGGTACAGAAGGAAACCCAATTCAAGAATTAACACATGGTGTAACTGTTGGTGATCAATGGATGCAAGAAATGATTGATGGAGATGTAGAGAAAAGAAGTATTTGGGCAAAAATATTACAAAGAAGAGGAGAAATTGGGTATCCATATATTTTGTTTAGAGATAATGCAAATAATGGAACTGTAGATGTTTACAAAGACAAAAACCACGAAATTTACGCAAGTAATTTATGTACAGAAATCATGTTGCCATCTAATGACGATTGGTCTTTTGTTTGTTGTTTATCATCTATAAACTTATTACATTTTGATGATTGGAAAGATACAGATGCTGTAGAAACGCTAACGTACTTTTTAGATGCTGTAATGCAAGAATTTATTACAAAGTTAGAAGTTTATAGAGATTCAGAAAGCAGAGATGATCAGTTTACGTTTCGTTTTATGGAAAAAGCATACAAATTTGCAAAAGAAAACAGAGCGTTAGGTTTAGGAGCTTTAGGTTGGCATTCTTTATTACAATCTAAAATGTTGGCTTTTGATAGTCCAGAAGCATACGATTTGAATAGTGAAATCTTTAAAATAATTAAAGAAAAATCTTACAAAGCATCAGAAGAAATGGCTGTTGAATATGGAGAGCCAGCTGTGTTAAAAGGTTATGGAAGACGTAATACAACTTTAAATGCAATTGCACCAACAACGTCATCAGCATTTATTTTAGGACAAGTTTCTCAAGGAATTGAGCCAATTTGGTCTAACATTTACGTAAAAGATATTGCTAAGATTAAAACGACTATTAAAAACCCAATTTTAGAAAACCTATTAGAACAAAAAGGTTTTAATACAAAAGAAATTTGGACTAGTATTCGTGATAATGATGGTTCTGTATTGCATTTAGATTGTTTAACAGACGAAGAAAAAGAAGTTTTTAGAACCTATTCAGAAATCGATCAAAATGTAATTGTGTATCAAGCTGCAAACAGACAAAACCACATAGATCAAGGGCAATCTATCAATGTTATGGTACATCCAGATATGCCAATTAAAGATGTAAACGCAATTTATATCAATGCTTGGAAATTAGGGGTGAAATCGATGTATTATCAACACAGTATGAATGCTGCACAAAAATTTAAGCAAAAGAAAGAATGTGCTTCTTGTGAAGGGTAG
- a CDS encoding ribonucleotide-diphosphate reductase subunit beta, with the protein MEITQIIKRDSGTSNFELEKITSAIEKAMLSVNNGSRRDAIAITNIVNGTLLERKLNEPNYTPTVEQVQDIVEYKLMDSRFHDVAKAYILYRDEQTRNRKTNIFEKRLNLKPYEYPALNEYVDAIRHSYWIHTEFNYTSDIQDFKSTLNDVEQNAIKNTMLAISQIEVAVKTFWGDIYKKMPKPEIGSVGSTFAESEVRHHDAYSHLLEILGLNNEFKNLKKNPIIMRRVNYLELALKNVNSEDNKEFSESIILFSLFIEHVSLFSQFLIIMAFNKHKNVLKGISNVVEATSKEEQIHGDFGIDLIKIIKEENPDWFDEDNSLVVQETCKEAFLSESKIIDWIFERGELDFLPKAVIKEFIKNRFNNSLESIGIPKIFEIDQNLLAETDWFDDEIIGTKHGDFFVKRSINYSKRTKSITSDDLF; encoded by the coding sequence GTGGAAATTACACAAATCATAAAAAGAGACTCTGGAACTAGCAATTTTGAGCTAGAAAAAATTACAAGTGCTATTGAAAAAGCGATGCTATCTGTAAATAATGGCTCGAGAAGAGATGCAATTGCAATTACAAATATTGTAAATGGTACCTTACTAGAAAGGAAGTTAAATGAACCTAATTATACACCAACAGTTGAGCAAGTGCAAGATATTGTTGAGTATAAATTGATGGATAGTCGTTTTCATGATGTTGCAAAAGCATACATATTATATAGAGATGAACAGACTAGAAATAGAAAGACAAATATTTTTGAAAAAAGGTTGAATTTAAAGCCTTATGAATACCCTGCTCTAAACGAGTATGTAGATGCTATTAGGCACTCTTATTGGATTCATACCGAATTTAATTACACAAGCGATATACAAGATTTTAAATCGACTTTGAATGATGTTGAGCAGAATGCCATAAAAAACACGATGTTGGCAATTTCTCAAATAGAGGTGGCTGTAAAAACTTTTTGGGGAGATATTTATAAAAAAATGCCAAAACCAGAAATTGGTTCAGTAGGTTCTACATTTGCAGAAAGTGAAGTGCGTCATCATGATGCATATTCTCACTTATTAGAGATTTTAGGATTAAACAACGAGTTTAAAAACTTAAAGAAAAATCCTATAATTATGAGACGTGTTAATTATTTAGAATTAGCATTAAAGAATGTAAATAGCGAGGATAATAAGGAGTTTTCAGAATCTATAATTTTGTTTTCTTTATTTATTGAGCACGTTTCTTTATTTTCTCAATTTTTAATTATTATGGCTTTTAACAAACATAAAAATGTGTTAAAAGGGATTTCTAATGTGGTGGAAGCTACCTCAAAAGAAGAGCAAATTCATGGAGATTTTGGAATCGATTTAATTAAAATTATTAAAGAAGAAAATCCAGATTGGTTTGATGAAGACAATAGTTTAGTAGTTCAAGAAACTTGTAAAGAAGCTTTTTTATCTGAAAGTAAAATTATCGACTGGATTTTTGAAAGGGGTGAATTAGATTTCTTACCAAAAGCAGTGATTAAAGAATTTATTAAAAATAGATTTAATAACTCTTTAGAAAGTATCGGAATTCCAAAAATATTTGAGATTGATCAAAACTTATTAGCAGAAACAGATTGGTTTGATGATGAAATTATTGGAACCAAACATGGAGATTTCTTTGTAAAAAGATCTATCAACTACAGTAAAAGAACAAAAAGTATAACTAGCGACGACTTATTTTAA
- a CDS encoding cold-shock protein, which yields MKTGTIKFFNESKGFGFVTEDDSNTEYFVHVSGLIDEVREGDAVEFDLKEGRKGLNAVDVRVI from the coding sequence GTGAAAACAGGAACAATAAAATTCTTCAACGAATCTAAAGGATTTGGATTCGTAACAGAAGATGATTCAAACACAGAGTATTTTGTGCACGTATCAGGATTAATCGACGAAGTAAGAGAAGGTGATGCAGTAGAATTCGATTTAAAAGAAGGTAGAAAAGGTTTAAACGCAGTAGACGTTAGAGTTATCTAA
- a CDS encoding heme A synthase — MKKRFPKIVQLSIISVYLIFLAGSVVRMTGSGMGCPDWPKCFGYYIPPTSEEQITWKPNTEYKKGIIIIKDEVLFVADKDITTADTFTIKNWSKYTKHDYNKFNKYHTWTEYINRLASVLAGFVFLFLIYASTKFWKTNRRIPYLAFGAFFLMLVEAVLGKMVVDTNLKPEIITIHMVIGLIIIALLLQIKFIISDKKTYNYNALFNKLLIISVIFSLIQIAMGTQVRQFIDEQVKLFGFENKNYSLMNPSFKFYFHRSFTIAIVLVNFGLFYINQVKNLGYKLVNWIVFLIFLETITGILMYYAEIPLGTQAVHLLAGAILFGLQYYLWLQSRKTLNN; from the coding sequence ATGAAAAAACGATTTCCTAAGATTGTACAATTATCTATAATTTCTGTTTATTTAATTTTCTTAGCTGGCTCAGTTGTTAGAATGACTGGCTCTGGAATGGGTTGTCCTGATTGGCCTAAATGTTTTGGATATTACATACCACCAACATCTGAAGAACAGATTACTTGGAAACCAAATACCGAATACAAAAAAGGCATCATTATTATTAAAGATGAAGTTTTATTTGTTGCTGATAAAGACATTACTACTGCTGATACTTTTACAATCAAAAATTGGTCTAAATACACCAAACACGATTATAATAAGTTTAACAAATACCATACTTGGACAGAATATATCAACAGATTGGCTTCTGTTTTAGCTGGTTTTGTATTTTTATTTTTAATCTACGCATCAACCAAATTCTGGAAAACAAATAGACGAATTCCATATTTAGCATTTGGAGCTTTCTTTTTAATGCTTGTAGAAGCAGTTTTAGGCAAAATGGTTGTTGACACTAACTTGAAACCAGAAATTATAACTATACATATGGTTATAGGGTTAATTATTATTGCCCTTTTATTACAGATAAAATTTATTATTTCTGATAAGAAAACCTATAATTACAATGCGTTATTTAATAAATTATTAATTATTTCTGTTATTTTCTCGCTAATTCAAATTGCCATGGGAACTCAGGTAAGGCAGTTTATAGATGAACAAGTAAAACTATTTGGTTTCGAAAACAAAAATTATAGTTTAATGAATCCTAGTTTTAAATTCTATTTTCATAGATCTTTTACCATTGCAATTGTACTTGTAAATTTTGGTTTATTTTACATCAATCAAGTTAAAAATCTTGGATACAAATTAGTAAATTGGATTGTTTTCTTAATCTTCCTAGAAACCATTACAGGTATTTTAATGTATTATGCAGAAATTCCTTTAGGAACTCAGGCTGTTCATTTATTAGCGGGTGCCATTTTATTTGGATTGCAATATTATTTATGGCTGCAAAGTAGAAAAACTTTAAATAATTAG
- a CDS encoding FAD-dependent oxidoreductase — MEKSAYKIHIIGAGISGLIAAQILENHGYQPTILEATNSVGGRVKSDIVDGYTLDHGFQVLLTSYPAAKKYLNYDDLELQEFLPGATIFKNSKMQTIGDPLRSFSLLFPTLFSSIGTFADKAKILKLNTLLKKKKIAAIFKTKETSTLQYLQDFGFSESIINDFFKPFFSGIFLEPNLETSSRMFEFVYKMFGDGLAVVPKNGIQEISNQLKSNLKNTTFKFNSPVKEVKDKEIILQDKAVLESHFSIIATEASTLISNLKNQETAWKSCETLYFETDKRVIEKPLIGLIADENSLINNIFYHTSLPTSTKNTKELLSVTVVKEHNLSDLNLILRVTEDLKRFCNIDVKKFLKHYHIKNALPKLTNLQYEISSTETKLKATVFLAGDQLLNGSLNAAMIAGERAAMGVIQTLEDGLIVDELTSEYTS, encoded by the coding sequence ATGGAGAAATCAGCATATAAAATACATATCATTGGTGCAGGAATTAGTGGTTTAATTGCTGCCCAAATTTTAGAGAATCATGGGTATCAACCAACTATTTTAGAAGCTACCAATTCTGTTGGTGGTCGTGTAAAATCGGATATTGTTGATGGATATACCTTAGATCACGGTTTTCAAGTTTTGTTAACTTCATATCCTGCAGCTAAAAAATATTTAAATTATGATGATCTAGAATTGCAAGAATTTTTGCCTGGAGCTACCATTTTTAAGAATAGCAAAATGCAAACTATTGGAGATCCACTTCGTAGTTTTTCATTGTTATTTCCTACTTTATTTTCTTCTATTGGTACTTTTGCTGATAAAGCAAAAATCTTAAAACTAAACACACTTTTAAAGAAGAAAAAAATTGCTGCGATATTTAAGACGAAAGAAACATCAACCTTACAATATTTGCAAGATTTTGGTTTTTCTGAGAGTATTATTAATGATTTTTTCAAGCCTTTTTTTAGTGGAATATTTTTAGAACCTAATTTAGAAACATCAAGTAGAATGTTTGAATTTGTTTATAAAATGTTTGGTGATGGTTTGGCTGTTGTGCCTAAAAACGGAATTCAAGAAATATCGAATCAGCTAAAATCAAACTTAAAAAACACTACTTTTAAATTTAATTCGCCTGTTAAAGAAGTAAAAGATAAAGAAATTATTTTACAAGATAAAGCTGTTTTAGAAAGTCATTTTAGCATTATTGCAACAGAAGCAAGTACTCTAATATCTAACTTAAAAAACCAAGAAACGGCTTGGAAAAGCTGTGAAACTTTATATTTTGAAACTGATAAAAGAGTTATCGAAAAACCTTTAATTGGTTTGATTGCTGATGAAAACTCGTTAATAAATAATATTTTTTATCACACAAGTTTACCAACATCAACTAAAAACACCAAAGAATTATTATCTGTAACTGTTGTAAAAGAACATAACTTAAGCGATTTAAATTTAATTTTAAGAGTAACAGAAGATTTAAAAAGGTTCTGTAATATTGATGTAAAAAAGTTCCTAAAGCATTATCATATTAAAAATGCATTGCCAAAATTAACAAACTTACAATATGAAATTTCCAGCACAGAAACTAAATTAAAAGCGACTGTATTTTTAGCTGGAGATCAATTGTTAAATGGTTCTTTAAATGCAGCTATGATTGCAGGAGAAAGAGCTGCTATGGGTGTAATACAAACCCTAGAAGATGGTTTAATTGTAGATGAATTAACATCAGAATATACTTCATAA
- a CDS encoding GatB/YqeY domain-containing protein: MSLQKQVMDKMKEAMKAKDTVALQALRAVKSAFLLAKTETGFQAELTEEQEIKIIQKQVKQRKDSAAIFLKQDRQDLAEPELAEIAVLEQFLPEALSEEKIEEVVVATIKKVGASGMQDMGKVMGIVSKELAGKADGKTISTLVKKNLV; encoded by the coding sequence ATGAGTTTACAAAAACAAGTAATGGATAAAATGAAAGAAGCTATGAAAGCAAAAGATACAGTTGCTTTGCAAGCTTTAAGAGCTGTAAAGTCTGCTTTTTTATTAGCTAAAACAGAAACAGGTTTTCAGGCTGAATTAACAGAGGAGCAAGAAATAAAGATTATTCAAAAGCAGGTGAAACAAAGAAAAGATAGTGCTGCTATTTTTTTAAAACAAGATAGACAAGATTTGGCTGAACCTGAATTGGCAGAAATTGCAGTTTTAGAACAATTTTTACCAGAAGCTTTATCCGAAGAAAAAATTGAAGAAGTTGTGGTTGCAACTATTAAAAAGGTAGGAGCATCAGGAATGCAAGATATGGGCAAAGTAATGGGAATTGTTTCTAAAGAATTAGCAGGAAAAGCAGACGGAAAAACAATATCTACTTTAGTGAAAAAGAACTTGGTATAG
- a CDS encoding retropepsin-like aspartic protease, producing MKRIKRILKKNKYIKIKLKKIATNHLELKAKINGIKGNFILDTGASNSCVGIDMISYFNLDATESETKAAGAGAIDMETQQSENNLLKIGDWKTKKCHLVLFDLTHVNTALTQHKAKKVHGIIGADILRKGKAFIDYNKNTLYLKKTKK from the coding sequence ATGAAACGCATAAAAAGAATATTAAAGAAAAATAAATATATCAAAATAAAATTAAAAAAAATTGCCACAAATCATTTAGAGTTAAAAGCTAAAATTAATGGTATAAAAGGGAATTTTATTTTAGATACTGGAGCCTCTAATTCTTGTGTTGGTATTGATATGATTTCCTATTTTAATTTAGATGCTACAGAGAGCGAAACCAAAGCAGCAGGAGCTGGTGCTATTGATATGGAAACACAACAATCAGAAAATAATTTACTTAAAATTGGCGATTGGAAAACGAAAAAATGTCATTTGGTTTTGTTCGATTTAACACATGTAAATACTGCTTTAACACAACATAAAGCCAAAAAAGTACATGGAATAATTGGTGCAGATATTTTAAGAAAAGGTAAAGCATTTATAGATTACAATAAGAATACGTTGTATTTAAAAAAGACTAAAAAATAA